The Raphanus sativus cultivar WK10039 chromosome 2, ASM80110v3, whole genome shotgun sequence DNA segment ATTCGCATCTAATGTCTAAACACTGTGTGTAGACCACTTGGTTTTGGATTTCCGCATGAATGAGTGATTTATTGTGGACTTGCATAATCTTGTTTACTAAGGAGTCGCTTACTTCTGAGATTTGATCTAGCGGTgctaaatctaaaaaaaaaatgaaaagaaaaaccaaTATGAACATTTATTGACGTGAATTCGTATACAGAGGGGAACGGGAAAGAAGAGTGGCAGAAGAGAGCAATAAAGAAGCTGGACAGCGTCACAGCCCTGGCCTGACCACTTTGTCTACTCCATATGCTTTGTACGACAAAGTATTATTAATCGGTCATTGAATCACATTATGTACTTCATTTACTAGAAGTAAATAATGTTAAAACTATAGAAGAAAATGCTACAAAGAGTGATCATTGAAGCCAAATCTTATAAACGTAGTCTCCAAATATATAAGGTCAGAGAGAAAGTATGTACGATATGATTGAAGTAGTTATTTGATCATGTGTAATTATGTAAACCTTTTCATTCATTTCTTACTGAATAGGAGCATTTTTGGAAGAGGTTTCACTTTTTGTTCTCTCTGGGGAGGTAAAttacattaattaattaatatgtaaGGACATTTATTACAAATGGTTAACACTTTTGTGGATTCAATGAATCATAATTTCAACTAGAGTGTACTttttatattagaaaaaaagaaactagtGTACTACTCTCCAATTTGAACCCTTGGTTTAAGGCAAAACtcataaatatcatttttagtttttgtcataaaatagcaccaaaagcaaaaaaaaatctcaaaatcacTTTTAATCAATAAAACTATCATTCATCCTAgattttaaaccctaatctcaCATCTTGAATACTAGACCCCAAATTTTAATCACTTAAACCATAAAgccaaatatataaatagatttgtttttcactttttaatgaatgctattttgaatattttctacCTAGTGTACGACTGAATCCGAAGATGAATTGTATATTAACGTTCCAAGGTAGCATAGTTCCTTGAGACAGCGGTTGTAAATGGTTGCCATGAAGATTTCAGGTTCCACTTTTCATActaaaaactattttgaaatacaactatatatttttttttcccaaattgaaatattataaacctTTGAAAGATAAGTTACAACCAAGCAACACTTTCAATAACTACAAGAGGCATAACAACGAAACCTCACAAAAAAAGACCAAAGCCAAGCAATCGGACAACGCCACTGTTCACTCAACGAAAAACAAAGGCCCGAGTCCAATCCGAAACACAATCAACTACAACTATATTGTTTTGAGTTTGCCAATTGAATTTAATGATAGTGCTAACTAACCTTGAGAGTCAAATGATGagtaattatcttttttttttttggtcaacgcAAATGATGAGTAATTATCTAATCTCTACTTTGGGGAAAGTAATAGTAATACTATTACGAGAAAGAACTATTCATACTAACATTTtaccaccaaaaaaaaaaactattcataCTAACTCAAATGGTAGGGGTATGAGACGAAAGAACATTAAGCATTACGTATGAGTGAAAGATAACACTGTTATTCTGAAACACAAGAACATTATAATCGTTGGTAATACTAATACATAACCAATACAcagtttttctttatttatatcaaGAATAAGACAACTTAATCTCCTTATAAGACTTGCAACAACAAAAACCACCAGGGttcattttagttttaatgtaaaCTAAAATTAAGGCATGATTGTGTTATCTTTAAGTTCTTAATACTAACATTCATAGAGTTCCTCATAACCGAACTAACAAAATCCTACGCTAAAAGCTAAAATGTTTCTATgctgaaatacaaaaaaaaaaggattctaACTTACAAAATCTGTGACAAACCTTATTTGACTCTAAGGCACCTTTGTATCACGGTCAACGTTCAGCGTTTGCGTCTAGCCTTTTGCATGTAGTCTTCGTAGGGTGGGTGTGGAGGGTAATTGATAATAATAGCAACACGCAAAAGTTAGTTGTGCAGAGGATTGGGACCCGTGCGAACTACTCTCTTGTCGTCTCCATAAATGTTATCTTCTCTGCTCAACGGCCCACGAAACGGCGACGTTGCGTACACCAGATTTTTTCTCGGCGGTGACGAGACGAAGTGATGACGACGAGAAGCAACAGAAGCTGATGAAGAATAACTTATCTGAAAaatgacaaagaagaagaagaaacaaatggTCTTCACGTCCCATCTTCTAAGTTTCCTTCCTTGTGTCTCTCTTCGTACCAACACTTGAGTCATCTCCGAGAAACAAGAAACAGACGAACATGAacagagaaggagaagaaagaagaaaatttgTTTGGACAACTTTTTGTCTTGTGGGTAAAAATATAGAGTTTTGACTTGTAATAATCGGTTTTTTAGGTGATGGGTGTTCGGATCCTTCTAAGATCTGCACTGTTGTTTCCTCTAAAAGGCAAAAGCTTTTACAACAATTCTCTATTCCTCTCTCTTTTTGTCTCGGAAGTCGAAAGCAAAGAGAGAGTGTTTGTGTGTGGTCTGTGTATGAAAGTACGACAGGCGGTATTAATAACGGCTGTCACTTCTTTGTGTTAGTTCGAGTGAAAAGTCTTCGAAAgcactcttttctttttactgtttttcttcacttttggtattttatttttcaatcaaATCATTACTAATTTCCTAATTGTGAATTTTGACGTACTAATGATTGTGATTAGGGGTTTCCTTGGTAATGTCGATGAGTTCTGTTTATGTCATGGTGTAAACACATTACCAATGTTCTTTGGAGGCTTTGACTTCGTGGGTTATTTAAGGAAGATCACCCGCAGATGTGTTCCAAAAGATTACTTTATTACATAATTACTTTATCAgtaaataacaatatattttgtgaaaaaaccTATCActaatgataaataaaaatttatttactaataacaatttatttaatttagacAGCTCGTCGTGTctgtaaataaatttatattttagcaCCCTACCTTTTAGACCATGCacaatgttctttttttttttaagttttaacaacCTCTTTTTACCCTTTTAAAATTCACATTACATTTTTCCCCTCATaatcatttaatatttaattttttaaaattttatatgttaaccaaatctctatttataaagcataaaaatgataaattatgatgtaaaacatttacaaaacaaatattaactaCAAAATAATTCATTTGAAATAAACATGATGAATAAAAATCTTACTAATTTCAACGACCAATTAGAATTTcagaattatatttatgttttaatgaaatataattttcaacCCTTCACTCTTTTTTGAGAGAGTGAAAGACACAAATCGAATTTTGATCGATCCATGTCTTTTTCACGTGGATTCAACTAAGATTAATCCACATACTCCTTTTTTCTTACAACACTACCATTATAAGCATTTAATAGTTGAATAAATGTATCATTTGGTTGATTGTACATGTTTTATCGGGTTTTGCGGTCATATTGATATCGGATATTTGGAGTTGTAGTCTACTGAACCATATACTATGATGATTTGTTTCCTCTGTATTGGGTTAAAGGGAATGATTTCATCCAGATATCAAAATATGCGATGGGTGATATGGGCTTCTACGTTTCTTCGGTGGGGTTAACGGGAATAAGTTGAATCCTACACTACGATCGCACaaacgtgtatatatatatttgttggaTCATCTGCCCATCTTCCACAATGGTGGCTCCCTGACTCACCCATCATTGTGTTGGATTAAGCTTGAACTAACTTGGTGAGCAAGTTAGATATTTCCTACCGAGATATGGACTaggaaataaaagataattataaaGTGTTTAGGAGTTATCTACATACTTTTATCTAGTGAGTTTAGAATATATcttatgctatatatatatggagATACCAAAGTGTGGTATTGCATAAGAGTTAGAGAGCTTTAGTttttgagatatttttttaagGCGTTGTTGGAGTTCAATAAAGGAGTTACGTTTGGTTTGATATCTTGTGTGTTTGATACATTCGTGTGATTTAATACGTGGTATCAGAGCATACTATTAAATCAGACAGATGGGAGAGATCGTAGCGACATGCATAGAATCAAAGGGAAGTGGTCCTTCGAACATAAAGTGTCCGATCTTGACGGATACCAATTATACAGTCTGGACCATACGAATGGAGGTGCTGTTGCAGGTTCATAAGGTTTGGGAAACAATTGATCCAGGAGAGCTCAAGGAAGATGATAAGAATAACATGGCAAAGGTTCTGCTGTTCCAATCTATACCGGAATCAATGGTGCTGCAGGTCGGAAAGCTAGGGAGTGCAAAAGCTGTTTGGGACGCCATAAAGACAAGATACATGGGGGCTGATCGAGTTAAGGAGGCTCGTCTGCAGACGTTGATTGctgattttaataagataaagaTGAAAGATACCGACACAATGGATAGTTTTGTTGAAAGATTGTCCGAATTAAAATCAAAGTCTGAGGCGCTGGGTGAAGATATTGATGAACCAAAACTTGTCAAGAAGTTCTTGCATAGTCTGCcaagaaagaaatatataacCATTATCGCTGCGCTTGAACAAGTTCTCGACCTAAACAAGACCGGTTTTGCATATATTGTGGGAAGAATAAAAGCTTATGAGGAGAGGATCTTTGAAGATGACGAAGAAAAACAAGATGATCTGAGTCAAAACAAGCTTTTATTTGCAAACTCTGATTCACAACAACAATCACATCAGTCGCAGCCACAACAGGAGAGATATGATTCAAAcagaggaagaggcagaggacGGTTCTCGAACAGAGGAAGAGGACGAGGCCGTTATGGTAATCAACAGCAAGGAGGATACCAACAGAATGGAGGCTACAAACAATACATTGATGTGTCTAAAATAGTCTGTTACAGATGTGATAAGAACGGTCACTATGCGTCTACGTGTCCAGATAGACTGTTGAAGCTTCAGGAGACACAAGAGAATGAGGCAGATTCTTTCCCTGGTTCTCTGCGGGGGTAACGCGCATCCCCGTTATCTTTCCCTGGTTCTCTGCGTGAttaagaaggctaacgagcgcttccgtgcatagaataaaaatgaaaggagacaaaggatCTCCTTGGCGTAGGCCTCTTCTTGGAATAATGTTTCCTCTTGGTTGGCCATTCATGAGGACTTTGTATTGAACTGACGTAATACATGTCATTATCCATGTGATCCACGTTTCTGAGAAACCCATCTTTCTCATCACAGCCTCAATAAATGACCACTCCATCCTATGATAGGCTTTGCTCATATCTGTTTTAATAGCTATTCTCTTGTTGCGTCCGCTTGGCTTGGTCCTGAGAGCATGGAACATCTCTTGAgcaatcataatattatcagaAATCTATCTTCCAGTAACAAAGGCTGACTGGGTTTCTGATATTAATCCTGGCAGCACTTTCTTAAGTCTCTGGCATAGGACCTTAGAGATAATCTTGTAACTTACGTTACACAAACTAATAGGCCGAAACTGAGCCATGTCATTCGGTTTTGTTGTCTTTGGGATGAGACAAATATTGGTTTCATTCAGTCCATCAGGCATTATCCCTTCAGTAAGGAACTTATTAACCATAAGAGTTAAATCATCCTTTACTATATCCCAGAACTTCTGGTAGAATAGTGCAGTCATTCCATCTGGCCCCGGTGCTTTCTCTGGATGCATGGCAAAGAGTGCTAATTTTATCTCCCACTCCGTTACCGGTGCTGTAAGACTGTCGTTCATTGGCTCCGTTATTGTCGTAGGAACTTCAGATAAAGCTTCTTCAATATCCTGTGGATTGGTAGACTCAAAGATTTGTCTAAAATAACTAGTAGCAATGGCTACTAATCCCTCTTCATCCTCCACAATATTTCCATTTTCACCTAGAAGCTGAGTGATTTTGTTCCTTGCTCTCCTTTGTTTCGTTAAGGCATGGAAAATTTTTTGTATTGCATCTCCTTCCCTTAGCCAAAATACACGACTCTTTTGTTTCCAGAACATTTCTTCTGCCTTAAGAGCATCAGAAAGCTCCTTCAAAGCTGCTGCAATCTCCTCTGTTGTGGCATCATCATCTGCATATAAAGCTTCCACTTTTTCTTTAAGCTCTTCCACCAGTTTTGCtgagtttatattattttgtcttCTCCACTCGCTTAATGCTTTCCTGCAGCTGGAAATATGTTCCATTGTAGAGGCATTGGGAGGAAGATCAGGTGATTTCCATCCCTCCAAAATAACTTGTCTCAGTTCCTCGTTATCCAACCATCTTTTGTCAAACTTAAATTTCCTGGATCTTCTGGATGGTTTTTTGAGGATATCAGCAAGTATCGGACGATGATCCGATCCCCATAACCTCATGTACTTCATCTTCGAATGAGGGAACTTTTCATGCCAGTCAGCATTTCCTACTGCTCTATCCAGACGACATCTAACAGTTACTCTCTCTGCCCTTTTACCAACTATGATAGCATATCTCCAGTGTATGGAAATTCTAGCATCCCACAATCATTTAGCATTTGTTTGAAAGGTAAAAAAGAGCTATCAGTACGTTGTCTTCCACCTTCTTTTTCATTATGACCTGTAATCTCATTGAAATCTCCTATCATAAACCAAGG contains these protein-coding regions:
- the LOC108840248 gene encoding CLAVATA3/ESR (CLE)-related protein 17 translates to MTQVLVRRETQGRKLRRWDVKTICFFFFFVIFQISYSSSASVASRRHHFVSSPPRKNLVYATSPFRGPLSREDNIYGDDKRVVRTGPNPLHN